One Nitrospira sp. genomic region harbors:
- a CDS encoding Crp/Fnr family transcriptional regulator: MTNGFAQAQTSDQAKERPYRKSPLAQSGSMPFNPHVFLTQGGEGRTILRCHKQQVLFAEGDMANEVFYIQDGLVKLTVLSTQGKEAVVTILEGGDFFGETCLTGQRTYPSTATSLGASTIVRIDRTAMSRALRNEPAFSEMFMAHLVTRNLRLQEDLIDHHFNTAERRLARRLLLLAHFGSDKKQKPVIPPISQETLAEMIGTTRSRVSFFLNRFKKLGFIEYRHNAGLHVHGALLNVVLAS, translated from the coding sequence ATGACCAACGGATTTGCACAAGCACAAACCAGCGACCAGGCGAAGGAGCGACCCTACAGAAAGAGCCCTCTGGCGCAGTCCGGTTCCATGCCCTTCAATCCCCACGTCTTTCTGACGCAAGGCGGGGAGGGAAGAACCATTCTACGGTGTCACAAGCAGCAGGTTCTGTTTGCGGAAGGAGATATGGCCAATGAGGTGTTCTACATTCAGGATGGGCTAGTCAAGCTCACGGTCCTGTCCACGCAAGGCAAAGAGGCGGTCGTCACCATATTGGAAGGCGGAGACTTCTTTGGCGAAACCTGCCTCACCGGGCAGAGGACATACCCGTCGACCGCCACTTCCCTGGGCGCCTCGACTATTGTGCGTATCGACCGGACCGCCATGAGCCGGGCCCTCCGCAACGAGCCGGCATTCTCCGAAATGTTCATGGCTCATCTCGTGACCCGCAATCTTCGCCTCCAGGAAGACTTGATCGATCATCACTTTAATACAGCCGAGAGGCGGCTGGCGCGGCGGCTCCTGTTGCTCGCTCACTTTGGGAGCGACAAGAAGCAGAAGCCCGTGATTCCCCCTATCAGCCAGGAAACGCTTGCCGAAATGATCGGCACAACACGATCCCGAGTCAGTTTTTTCCTCAATCGATTCAAGAAGCTCGGCTTCATTGAATACCGGCACAATGCCGGCCTGCATGTGCATGGGGCGCTTCTCAATGTCGTCCTTGCTTCTTAA